One genomic region from Streptomyces sp. NBC_01304 encodes:
- a CDS encoding DNA repair ATPase, protein METGMEATQAKGMDAGTYEVLRDRLTAQATELARRAEALNAARTAEFGSTELTLTGTAQLRTDSARVLRDAVAVGRRLLTGARTPLVPGATTAVGDVFALYDRDLNRLPDDAVPGLLDDPAFVREFTALHRYFQGSQLLQLHHVDGKLLAVFQAGEQLDDIRVLRWAVTRDGVRFLDARGERDHVFPAPHDFEWTEATRDDHVLGRHPHVTIDDGAVYVSTVGGTLTLKAENDTETGDGIHSEPVAEPLQSLADAEMAYARVGVLVLLRVRPYKEDTYRHLVFNTVTQGVVRLDGIGRSCRRLPEDQGIVFPGGYYLATGAVKTFDTDTSEKASLEFERTVRSPNGEDVLYAYHARSEGRSLLLPYNLIRKEVANPLSCHGYALFDDGAMTVLRGSGDEPAQIHPLQLWQTPYVADTHTAPVGSGPLSRLGNADLVRGISDCLSIARQAIETTETSGVYETLAASCVRAADAHHWLGDAETGDLRTPLDELRTTAEQVLTEFETVKVLTRQAAEALAESAAQIARLVRRIRGEAPATAEEWVSRITELRQAQGHLVTLKELRYADTDRIDTLAEDVAADIDGAAQRAIAFLQREDAFVDYHQEIERLTATAEEISTVAEAAPAGDRLDAVTTGLRTLAEVVTGLDIGDATVRTTVLERIAEVLGGVNRTRAALTARRRELLDQEGRAEFAAELALLGQSVTGALAASGTPEACDDQLSALLAQLETLESRFAEHDDYLAELADNRTEIYDTFTARKQTLQDARGRRTQQLADSAARVLETVTRRAAMLESPDAVNAYFASDPMVAKVRRTTEELRELGDQVRAEELAGRLKSARQEAGRALRDRTELFADGGATLRLGRHRFVVNRQAPELTLVPHEDGLAFALTGTDYRSPVTDPAFAATHPYWDRHLPSESADVYRAEYLAARLLAEHGTEALAEADLPALVRQAAEAAYDEGYERGVHDHDATAILTAVLRLHDGAGLLRHAPWARAAAALFWAHGTTEEERTAWTRRAMSLARARDTFGLAPAIGAFEAELAAVAGGAEAGAYLFEELSSGPSGFAVSSAARTFLDKFRRAVGTSAYDEDLDALEDLAARQQLVEGWLSSYASSSGENIDGGDLAEAVAVELCPALQWYDADGETAAAVTGLLGTHPRITGRALPLRLDDFLTRTSEFSTSAVPGFRAFQQQRGALVAAERTRLDVDAHRPRVMSSFVRNRLVDEVYLPLVGDSLAKQIGAAGDAKRTDSSGLLLLISPPGYGKTTLMEYVADRLGMLLVKVDGPALGHTVTSLDPAEATNAAARRELEKIAFALAAGNNTLLYLDDIQHVSPELLQKFIPLCDATRTLNGRDLRGKRFAVCMAGNPYTESGTRFRIPDMLANRADVWNLGDVLTGKEDAFALSFIENALTSNPHLAPLAGRDRADLELLVRLASDEPTARRDRLTHPYAPAEVDAILAVLRHLLTARATVLAVNEMYIASAAQGDAARTEPPFRLQGSYRNMNKIAARISPAMNGAELAAVIDDHYTAEAQTLTTDAEASLLKLAELRGTLTAEQAARWAEIKAAYVRHRTLGGPDEDPVVRAVAALGLLADRIAAVETAIARAADPRQLLANPTARHAARTAGEGGG, encoded by the coding sequence GTCGCGGTCGGCCGCCGACTGCTCACCGGGGCGCGCACACCGCTCGTGCCGGGAGCGACGACCGCCGTCGGGGATGTCTTCGCCCTGTACGACCGTGACCTGAACCGGCTGCCCGACGACGCCGTCCCCGGTCTCCTCGACGACCCCGCGTTCGTCCGTGAGTTCACCGCCCTGCACCGCTACTTCCAGGGCTCACAACTGCTCCAACTACACCATGTCGACGGCAAGTTGCTGGCCGTGTTCCAGGCGGGTGAGCAGCTTGACGACATACGCGTACTGCGCTGGGCCGTCACCCGTGACGGCGTGCGGTTCCTGGACGCGCGGGGCGAGCGCGACCACGTCTTTCCCGCGCCGCACGACTTCGAGTGGACCGAGGCCACCCGTGACGACCACGTCCTGGGCCGCCACCCACACGTCACCATCGACGACGGCGCGGTCTACGTCTCCACGGTGGGCGGCACCCTCACCCTCAAGGCGGAGAACGACACGGAGACAGGCGACGGCATTCACTCCGAGCCCGTCGCCGAGCCGCTGCAGTCCCTCGCGGATGCGGAGATGGCGTATGCCCGCGTGGGCGTCCTGGTCCTGCTGCGTGTCCGCCCGTACAAGGAGGACACCTACCGCCACCTGGTCTTCAACACCGTCACGCAGGGCGTCGTCCGCCTCGACGGCATCGGCCGGTCCTGCCGTCGGCTGCCCGAGGACCAGGGCATCGTCTTTCCCGGCGGCTACTACCTGGCCACCGGCGCGGTGAAGACCTTCGACACGGACACCTCCGAGAAGGCGTCGCTGGAGTTCGAGCGGACCGTACGCTCCCCGAACGGCGAGGACGTGCTGTACGCGTACCACGCCCGGAGCGAGGGCCGCAGCCTGCTGCTGCCGTACAACCTGATCCGCAAGGAGGTCGCCAACCCCCTTTCCTGTCACGGGTACGCGCTCTTCGACGACGGCGCGATGACCGTGCTGCGGGGCAGCGGCGACGAGCCCGCGCAGATCCATCCGCTGCAGCTCTGGCAGACGCCGTACGTCGCCGACACCCACACCGCGCCCGTGGGCAGCGGCCCGCTGTCCCGGCTCGGCAACGCCGACCTGGTGCGCGGAATCTCCGACTGTCTCTCCATCGCCCGCCAAGCGATCGAGACCACGGAGACCAGCGGCGTGTACGAGACGCTGGCCGCCTCGTGTGTCCGCGCCGCCGACGCCCACCACTGGCTCGGGGATGCCGAGACCGGTGATCTGCGCACCCCGCTCGACGAGCTGCGGACCACCGCCGAGCAGGTGCTCACCGAGTTCGAGACCGTCAAGGTGCTGACGCGGCAGGCCGCCGAGGCCCTCGCGGAGTCGGCTGCGCAGATCGCGCGTCTGGTACGCCGCATCCGGGGCGAGGCACCCGCCACCGCCGAGGAATGGGTCTCGCGCATCACCGAATTGCGCCAGGCACAAGGCCACTTGGTGACGCTGAAGGAGCTGCGGTACGCGGACACCGACCGCATCGACACCCTGGCCGAAGACGTCGCCGCCGACATCGACGGCGCGGCGCAGCGGGCCATCGCCTTCCTACAGCGCGAGGACGCCTTCGTCGACTACCACCAGGAGATCGAGCGGCTGACCGCCACCGCCGAGGAGATCTCCACGGTCGCCGAGGCGGCACCGGCCGGCGACCGGCTCGACGCGGTGACCACCGGCCTGCGTACGCTCGCCGAGGTCGTCACCGGCCTCGACATCGGGGACGCGACCGTACGCACCACCGTCCTGGAGCGGATCGCCGAGGTCCTGGGCGGCGTCAACCGCACCCGGGCCGCCCTCACCGCACGCCGCAGGGAACTCCTCGACCAGGAAGGCCGGGCGGAGTTCGCCGCCGAACTCGCCCTGCTCGGCCAGTCGGTCACCGGCGCACTCGCCGCATCCGGCACCCCGGAAGCCTGTGACGACCAACTGAGCGCCCTGCTCGCCCAGTTGGAGACGCTGGAGTCCCGTTTCGCCGAGCACGACGACTACCTCGCCGAGCTCGCGGACAATCGCACCGAGATCTACGACACCTTCACCGCGCGCAAGCAGACCCTCCAGGACGCCCGCGGCCGCCGCACCCAGCAGCTGGCCGACTCGGCGGCCCGCGTCCTGGAGACGGTCACGCGCCGCGCGGCCATGCTCGAATCGCCGGACGCGGTCAACGCGTACTTCGCCTCCGACCCGATGGTCGCCAAGGTCCGCCGCACCACGGAAGAACTGCGTGAACTCGGCGATCAGGTACGGGCCGAGGAGCTGGCGGGCCGCCTCAAGTCCGCCCGCCAGGAGGCCGGTCGTGCGCTGCGCGACCGCACCGAGCTGTTCGCGGACGGCGGGGCGACGCTCCGCCTCGGCCGGCACCGGTTCGTCGTCAACCGGCAGGCCCCAGAGCTGACACTCGTCCCGCACGAGGACGGCCTCGCGTTCGCCCTGACCGGCACCGACTACCGCTCCCCCGTCACCGACCCCGCCTTCGCCGCCACCCACCCCTACTGGGACCGGCACCTGCCCTCCGAGTCCGCGGACGTGTACCGCGCCGAGTACCTGGCCGCGCGCCTGCTCGCCGAGCACGGTACCGAGGCCCTGGCCGAAGCAGACCTGCCCGCACTCGTACGGCAGGCTGCCGAGGCGGCGTACGACGAAGGCTACGAACGCGGCGTGCACGACCACGACGCGACTGCGATCCTCACCGCAGTGCTGCGACTGCACGACGGTGCGGGCCTGCTGCGCCACGCGCCCTGGGCACGAGCCGCGGCCGCCCTGTTCTGGGCGCACGGCACCACCGAGGAGGAGCGGACAGCATGGACCCGGCGTGCGATGTCGCTCGCCCGCGCCCGGGACACCTTCGGCCTCGCCCCCGCAATCGGCGCCTTCGAGGCAGAGCTGGCGGCCGTCGCGGGAGGCGCCGAGGCCGGTGCGTACCTCTTCGAGGAGCTGAGCAGCGGCCCATCCGGGTTCGCCGTATCCTCTGCCGCCCGCACCTTCCTGGACAAGTTCCGCCGTGCGGTGGGTACTTCGGCGTACGACGAAGACCTGGACGCCCTGGAAGACCTGGCCGCACGGCAGCAGCTCGTCGAGGGCTGGCTGTCCTCCTACGCCTCCTCCTCGGGCGAGAACATCGACGGCGGGGATCTCGCCGAGGCCGTCGCGGTCGAGCTGTGCCCGGCCCTGCAGTGGTACGACGCGGACGGCGAGACCGCAGCCGCCGTCACCGGCCTGCTCGGCACGCACCCCCGCATCACTGGGCGGGCCCTGCCCCTGCGCCTCGATGATTTCCTCACCCGTACAAGCGAGTTCAGCACCTCTGCCGTGCCCGGATTCCGCGCCTTCCAGCAGCAGCGGGGTGCGCTGGTGGCCGCCGAGCGCACCCGGCTGGACGTGGATGCCCACCGCCCGCGCGTCATGTCGTCGTTCGTACGCAACCGGCTCGTCGACGAGGTCTACCTGCCCCTGGTCGGCGACAGTCTCGCCAAGCAGATCGGCGCGGCGGGCGACGCCAAGCGCACCGACAGCAGTGGCCTGCTGCTACTCATCTCCCCGCCGGGATACGGCAAGACAACGCTCATGGAGTACGTCGCCGACCGCCTCGGGATGCTCCTGGTCAAGGTCGACGGGCCCGCCCTCGGCCACACCGTCACCTCTCTGGACCCCGCCGAGGCGACGAACGCCGCCGCCCGCCGGGAACTGGAGAAGATCGCCTTCGCGCTCGCCGCGGGCAACAACACCCTGCTGTACCTGGACGACATCCAGCACGTCTCACCCGAACTGCTGCAGAAGTTCATCCCGCTGTGCGACGCGACCCGCACCCTGAACGGCCGTGACCTGCGCGGCAAGCGGTTCGCGGTGTGCATGGCCGGCAACCCCTACACCGAGTCCGGCACCCGCTTCCGCATCCCCGACATGCTCGCCAACCGCGCCGACGTATGGAACCTGGGCGACGTCCTGACCGGCAAGGAGGACGCCTTCGCCCTCAGCTTCATCGAGAACGCCCTCACCTCCAACCCGCACCTCGCCCCACTGGCCGGCCGCGACCGCGCCGACCTGGAACTCCTCGTACGCCTCGCCTCCGACGAGCCGACCGCCCGACGCGACCGGCTCACCCACCCGTATGCCCCGGCCGAAGTCGACGCGATTCTGGCTGTGTTGCGGCACCTGCTCACTGCTCGCGCCACCGTCCTCGCGGTCAATGAGATGTACATCGCCTCTGCCGCACAGGGCGATGCGGCCCGTACCGAGCCGCCGTTCCGCCTCCAAGGCTCGTACCGCAACATGAACAAGATCGCGGCCCGGATCTCCCCGGCCATGAACGGCGCGGAACTGGCTGCCGTCATCGATGACCACTACACGGCCGAGGCCCAGACCCTCACCACCGATGCGGAGGCCAGCCTCCTCAAGCTCGCCGAACTGCGCGGCACTCTCACCGCCGAACAGGCCGCCCGCTGGGCCGAGATCAAGGCCGCGTACGTACGCCACCGCACCCTGGGCGGCCCCGACGAAGACCCCGTCGTGCGGGCCGTCGCCGCCCTTGGCCTGCTCGCCGACCGCATCGCCGCTGTCGAGACGGCCATCGCGCGCGCCGCCGATCCGCGGCAGCTGCTGGCCAATCCGACGGCACGGCATGCGGCTCGCACGGCGGGCGAAGGCGGGGGGTGA
- a CDS encoding CBS domain-containing protein, giving the protein MRARDLAVAYEAVSVDSDAMAAARLMAEHKLPGLLVVDERGEPRAILPASQMVKVLVPAYVVEDPTLAAVVDEKHADKLCQALAGRTVGDCLSKTAGPPPVADPDDTALEVAALMAQVRSPLVAVAERAKDGTHLLGVITASHLLHELLGAT; this is encoded by the coding sequence GTGCGCGCACGTGATCTGGCGGTGGCCTACGAAGCGGTGAGCGTCGACAGCGACGCGATGGCAGCGGCCCGGCTGATGGCCGAGCACAAGCTGCCGGGACTACTCGTCGTGGACGAGCGAGGTGAGCCGAGGGCGATCCTGCCCGCCTCCCAGATGGTGAAGGTGCTGGTCCCCGCCTATGTGGTCGAGGATCCGACCCTGGCCGCGGTCGTGGACGAGAAGCACGCCGACAAGCTATGCCAGGCGCTGGCCGGACGTACCGTGGGCGACTGTCTGTCGAAGACCGCCGGGCCGCCGCCGGTCGCCGATCCGGACGACACCGCGCTGGAGGTGGCCGCGTTGATGGCCCAAGTCCGCAGTCCGCTGGTGGCGGTGGCGGAGCGGGCGAAGGACGGCACCCACCTCCTCGGGGTGATCACTGCCTCGCATCTGCTCCACGAGCTGCTTGGCGCCACCTGA
- a CDS encoding flotillin family protein, with translation MSSVAFAVVGVVVLLVLLALVVVTRYKVAGPSEAFIVTGRRGKRSTDPETGRVFTDNSGQKVVVGGGVFVVPFLQQKFTLDLSSRHIPIAVRGAVTLRGVKSNLEGVAIVKVGGTEDSIRAAAQRFLMQQDGIVGFTQEVLSGALRAIVGRMSVEDIIRDRAAFAGQVAEEAEASLSGQGLVLDAFQIQDITTEGSYLEDLGRPEAARAKQEADIAEAVARRASEQARLKAAEEIAIAERTFALKQAEIRAETDEAAARANAAGPLADAARNQEVLAEQEKVAERQAALTDRELDTKVRKPADAARYQAEQEAEARRIALVKQAEADAQRSRLTGEGEKAHRAALADAVRIEGEAMAASIAAKGSAEAEAMQKKADAFAQYGDAAVLQMLVEVLPQVVAKASEPLSAIDKMTVISTDGASQLSRTVTDNVAQGMELLSSTTGVDLAELLKNITGGKGTAPATVPAPTTAPTTANGKIEIAD, from the coding sequence ATGAGTTCAGTGGCCTTCGCAGTGGTGGGAGTCGTCGTACTCCTGGTGCTGCTCGCACTTGTCGTCGTCACCCGCTACAAGGTCGCCGGGCCGAGCGAGGCGTTCATCGTCACCGGCCGGCGCGGCAAGAGGTCCACCGATCCCGAGACGGGACGGGTCTTCACCGACAACAGTGGCCAGAAGGTCGTGGTCGGCGGCGGGGTCTTCGTCGTGCCCTTCCTGCAGCAGAAGTTCACCCTCGACCTGTCGTCCCGGCACATCCCGATCGCCGTGCGCGGCGCGGTCACCCTGCGCGGAGTGAAGTCGAACCTCGAAGGTGTGGCGATCGTCAAGGTCGGCGGCACCGAGGACTCCATCCGGGCCGCCGCCCAGCGATTCCTGATGCAGCAGGACGGCATCGTCGGCTTCACCCAGGAGGTCCTGTCCGGCGCGCTGCGCGCGATCGTGGGCCGGATGTCGGTCGAGGACATCATCCGCGATCGCGCCGCGTTCGCCGGGCAGGTCGCCGAGGAGGCCGAGGCATCCCTGTCCGGTCAGGGACTGGTCCTGGATGCCTTCCAGATCCAGGACATCACAACCGAGGGCTCCTACCTCGAAGACCTCGGACGCCCGGAGGCAGCCCGCGCCAAGCAGGAGGCCGACATCGCCGAGGCAGTCGCTCGGCGTGCTTCGGAGCAGGCCCGACTCAAGGCGGCCGAAGAGATCGCGATTGCCGAGCGGACCTTCGCCCTGAAGCAGGCCGAGATCCGCGCGGAGACCGACGAGGCCGCTGCCCGAGCGAACGCGGCAGGCCCGCTCGCCGATGCCGCCCGCAACCAGGAAGTCCTTGCCGAGCAGGAGAAGGTCGCCGAGCGGCAGGCCGCGCTGACCGACCGCGAGTTGGACACCAAGGTCCGCAAGCCCGCCGACGCCGCCCGCTATCAGGCTGAGCAGGAGGCCGAGGCCCGCCGGATCGCCTTGGTCAAGCAGGCCGAGGCGGACGCCCAGCGCTCCCGCCTCACCGGCGAGGGCGAGAAGGCCCACCGCGCGGCCCTCGCGGACGCGGTACGCATCGAGGGCGAGGCCATGGCCGCCTCCATCGCGGCCAAGGGTTCGGCAGAGGCCGAGGCGATGCAGAAGAAGGCCGACGCCTTCGCCCAGTACGGCGACGCGGCCGTGCTGCAGATGCTCGTCGAGGTGCTGCCGCAGGTCGTTGCCAAGGCGTCCGAACCGCTCAGCGCCATCGACAAGATGACCGTGATCTCCACGGACGGGGCGAGCCAGCTCTCGCGCACGGTCACCGACAACGTCGCCCAGGGCATGGAACTCCTCAGCTCCACCACCGGAGTCGACCTCGCCGAGCTGCTGAAGAACATCACCGGCGGCAAGGGCACCGCCCCGGCCACGGTGCCGGCGCCGACCACCGCGCCGACGACGGCGAACGGAAAGATCGAGATCGCCGACTGA
- a CDS encoding STAS domain-containing protein: protein MSPWPFHRRHRPDGGHVVVRLGGDIDKGNAEGTAQHLLAALSVHPDVLEADLRDVRHLSADGCLAFFTVLRTLRSTPTRLIVTHAGPQVRAMLFQVGLVRALRGAHNLSEEP from the coding sequence ATGTCACCCTGGCCCTTTCACCGTCGTCACCGGCCGGACGGCGGCCACGTAGTGGTGCGTCTGGGCGGCGACATCGACAAGGGCAACGCGGAAGGAACCGCTCAGCACCTGCTGGCCGCACTCTCCGTCCACCCAGATGTTCTCGAGGCGGACCTGCGCGACGTACGCCACCTCAGTGCTGACGGCTGCCTCGCGTTCTTCACGGTGCTGCGCACCCTGCGGTCCACCCCCACGCGGTTGATCGTCACCCACGCCGGTCCGCAGGTTCGGGCGATGCTGTTCCAGGTCGGCCTGGTCCGTGCACTGCGAGGTGCGCACAACCTCTCGGAGGAGCCGTAG